The genomic segment TCGACACCATCGCCGAAGTCCTCAAATACGACGCAGATGAGCTTCTCGGTAAAGGGGAAAACATAAGCACAGAGCCCCAGCCCATGGTAGCCGAACGTGATAACGTTGACTACCTTCCAGGCTCGCCCCAGGCACAGCATCACCTTGAAGATGTGGCCGCCGGGAGAACCGATATACTCAAAACACCCTTCTGGGTTGTTGTGGGTGACGGCAGGTTTGCTCCGAAAGTCCACGAAGGCGAGCTTCTCTTCATTGAGAAACTGGTTACGCTCCCCTCAAACAGAGACAGCGTTGTTTATGTTTCCGGTGGAACGGTAAGGTACATGAGATGCTTTGAGAATGAAGACAGCATCCTGCTCACCCCCGAAACCAACACAGGGGAACCAGTCACCGTTCAAAAAGCCAGCGGATACGCCCCGGGAACCCAGTGCTATAGGGTGCACTGGCACGCCAGAAGACCCGAATAACAATCAATCAGAAAGGCGCTTTTCTACTGGCGTCTTTTTTCTTCGGCTAGTCATTCACAATTAAATATTTATATTGACATTTCGTGTATGCAGCCTTATTCTTTTTTTATGATAGGTAGCAGGCTCAAAGAGTTAATCAAACAAAACAACATTAAGCAGAAGGATCTTTGTGAGGCCACAGGCATCTCTTCCTCACGTATATCGAACTACATCCACAACAACCGCAACCCAGACCTCGAAACCTTGAGCAGGATAGCCGCATTCTTTAAGGTTGAGCTGGATTATTTCGTGCAGGATGTCTCGTCACCACCAACCCCTCCGGATATCCCCTCCCCGAGGGTGAAGCTCTCCAGGATCCTGCTCTCCAACAATCCCGGCATGCAGCCCCCTTTCTGGGTTGAGGTCGACATAGATATCCTCGAACCATCAATTCATTCCGGGCAAATCATGTACATTGACAGGGCCGCTCCACCCTTCGGTGACAGGGACTCCATACTCATGGCATATAACGGCAACGCCGGTATATACAAAGCCTATAGGGAAAACAGGAGAACTATCCTTAAGCCAGAATCGAGGGACACCGATCTCGTTATTATTCCAGATGATGAAAAAATGGATAAAAGTGATAAATTCTTCCGAATACATTGGGTAGCTGAAAAGATCTTTCCAGGCTGAATCCCAGCATCGAAACTCTTACCTGTTGACATGCGCTGTATTCCGTTTATTCTTATTATTAATTCGGGCTGAACACAAAACCCGCCTGTCTAAACACAATTTATATTTTAGCGGATTGCCATGATCATAAGACTTGATCCTAATGAAGAAAACGGAAAGCACAAATTGAGACGAGTTCCCTACACCATTATGGAAAAATCGGAGATGATCGAAAGAACAACCCTTTCAGAGGTTTTCGGCTGGAAGGAGATCCTTTCGCTATCTGAGTTTCTTGAGCCGCTTGAGCTTGACAGGGGGAATACGCTCTTTATTGAGGGTGAACCCGCTGAGG from the Limisalsivibrio acetivorans genome contains:
- a CDS encoding helix-turn-helix transcriptional regulator, producing MIGEKLRRLIKRKGIKQVDVCRAVGLSPSRLSNYLSGSREPDLETLSKIARFLEVKLDYFAYGDTIKNNREIGERIKKVREMRGLSKKDLSDTTGYNMTFLAGIELGQGEFERETIDTIAEVLKYDADELLGKGENISTEPQPMVAERDNVDYLPGSPQAQHHLEDVAAGRTDILKTPFWVVVGDGRFAPKVHEGELLFIEKLVTLPSNRDSVVYVSGGTVRYMRCFENEDSILLTPETNTGEPVTVQKASGYAPGTQCYRVHWHARRPE
- a CDS encoding helix-turn-helix domain-containing protein — protein: MIGSRLKELIKQNNIKQKDLCEATGISSSRISNYIHNNRNPDLETLSRIAAFFKVELDYFVQDVSSPPTPPDIPSPRVKLSRILLSNNPGMQPPFWVEVDIDILEPSIHSGQIMYIDRAAPPFGDRDSILMAYNGNAGIYKAYRENRRTILKPESRDTDLVIIPDDEKMDKSDKFFRIHWVAEKIFPG